A portion of the Flavobacterium magnum genome contains these proteins:
- a CDS encoding helix-turn-helix transcriptional regulator: MKNNLKVLRAVASISQGDLADRIQVSRQTINAIETGKYVPSTVLALKLARFFEKPVEEIFQLEPDDDQ, encoded by the coding sequence ATGAAGAATAATCTAAAGGTTTTAAGAGCTGTGGCTTCCATTTCGCAGGGTGATCTCGCGGACCGGATACAGGTGAGCCGACAGACAATCAACGCGATTGAAACAGGAAAGTACGTGCCGTCTACGGTGCTGGCGCTGAAGCTGGCGCGTTTTTTTGAAAAACCGGTTGAGGAAATCTTTCAGCTTGAACCTGATGACGATCAATGA
- a CDS encoding low molecular weight protein-tyrosine-phosphatase, whose product MPVRILMVCLGNICRSPLAEGILESKLPRDKFRVDSAGTGNYHSGKQPDQRSINIAKKRGLDITMQRARQFNAEDFSIYDHIFVMDHSNYRDVMLLAPDEKSRKKVSYLLDALFPGENVDVPDPYFGLENGFETVYDMIDESCTLIAEKLLKEAE is encoded by the coding sequence ATGCCCGTACGGATTTTAATGGTATGCCTGGGAAACATTTGCCGGTCGCCTCTGGCTGAAGGCATTCTGGAGTCCAAGCTGCCCCGCGATAAATTCCGCGTGGATTCTGCCGGAACAGGAAATTACCACAGCGGTAAACAGCCTGATCAGCGTTCCATCAATATCGCTAAAAAGAGAGGACTTGACATCACCATGCAAAGGGCACGACAGTTCAACGCAGAGGATTTCAGTATTTACGATCACATTTTTGTGATGGACCACAGCAATTACAGAGATGTGATGCTATTGGCGCCTGATGAAAAATCACGTAAAAAAGTTTCCTATTTGCTGGACGCCCTGTTCCCCGGTGAAAACGTGGACGTGCCGGATCCCTATTTCGGATTGGAAAACGGTTTTGAGACCGTCTACGATATGATTGATGAAAGCTGCACGCTTATCGCGGAAAAACTGCTGAAGGAAGCCGAATAA
- a CDS encoding Do family serine endopeptidase, which yields MKRFSNLFLVCLLSGATTLGAYKLLFEGGGLFSPKKSIVTVASPNYNKTVGFSAEGVDFAEAADKAVHTVVHVKNVSYRTVSNPIMEYFYGYRGGQQQEQVGTGSGVIISEDGYIVTNNHVVQDASDLEITLNNKKVYKAKLIGTDSKMDIALLKIDADEKLPYATFADSDNTKVGEWVLAVGNPYNLTSTVTAGIISAKARNLDTNGIQSFIQTDAAVNPGNSGGALVNTHGELIGINTMISSQTGSYVGYSFAIPSNIARKIIEDIMEYGNVQRGILGVHGAELNGPVSKELGLNRTEGFYVGDVDKNSGADKAGIKKGDVIIKMDNTNISSYADLSGFINTKRPNDKIQVTLVRDGETRTVPVMLSKYEFVNAEFKGIELEDLTAADMKRYNLNYGVKIRDISNERFAAYANDLKGGIILSINNTKVKNIKVVNEMLDNLDDNESVQIEMLTRNGQVVRFIL from the coding sequence ATGAAAAGATTTTCTAATTTATTTCTGGTTTGCTTGTTAAGCGGTGCCACAACATTAGGAGCTTACAAGTTATTATTTGAAGGCGGTGGTTTGTTTTCCCCAAAAAAATCCATCGTAACGGTCGCTTCTCCAAATTACAACAAGACCGTAGGGTTTTCAGCCGAAGGCGTCGACTTTGCCGAAGCTGCTGACAAGGCAGTGCATACCGTCGTACACGTAAAGAACGTTTCTTACCGCACCGTGTCTAACCCGATTATGGAGTACTTCTACGGATACCGCGGTGGTCAGCAGCAGGAGCAGGTAGGTACCGGATCGGGGGTTATCATTTCTGAGGACGGGTATATCGTAACCAACAACCATGTGGTACAGGATGCGTCTGACCTTGAGATCACCCTGAACAACAAAAAGGTGTACAAGGCCAAACTGATCGGCACGGATTCTAAGATGGACATCGCCCTGCTAAAAATCGATGCCGATGAAAAACTGCCCTACGCCACCTTTGCCGACAGCGATAACACCAAGGTCGGAGAATGGGTACTCGCCGTAGGAAACCCTTACAACCTCACCTCTACCGTTACTGCCGGGATTATTTCGGCCAAAGCCAGAAACCTGGACACCAATGGCATCCAGTCGTTCATCCAGACCGACGCGGCAGTAAACCCGGGAAACAGCGGCGGTGCACTCGTAAACACGCATGGCGAACTCATCGGTATCAATACGATGATCTCGTCACAAACCGGATCGTATGTGGGTTACTCTTTTGCGATTCCGTCGAATATTGCGCGCAAGATTATAGAGGACATCATGGAATACGGCAACGTACAACGCGGCATCCTGGGCGTACATGGTGCTGAACTCAACGGCCCGGTATCAAAGGAACTCGGACTGAACCGTACCGAAGGCTTCTATGTAGGCGATGTCGACAAGAATTCGGGTGCCGACAAGGCAGGAATTAAAAAAGGGGACGTCATCATTAAAATGGACAACACCAACATCAGTTCGTACGCTGATCTTTCAGGTTTCATCAATACCAAGCGTCCGAATGATAAAATCCAGGTGACGCTCGTGCGCGACGGCGAAACCAGGACTGTGCCGGTAATGCTTTCGAAGTATGAATTTGTCAATGCCGAATTTAAAGGCATCGAACTTGAAGACCTCACGGCAGCAGATATGAAGCGGTACAACCTGAACTACGGGGTCAAGATCCGCGACATTTCCAATGAACGCTTTGCAGCTTACGCCAACGACCTCAAAGGCGGCATCATCCTGAGCATTAACAATACCAAGGTCAAAAATATTAAGGTGGTGAATGAGATGCTCGACAACCTCGACGACAACGAAAGCGTACAGATTGAAATGCTCACCCGCAACGGGCAGGTT
- the dapF gene encoding diaminopimelate epimerase, translated as MKTEFHKYEGTGNDFVMIDNRLLQFPKTDHALIRKLCDRRFGIGADGLILLETDPQYDFRMVYFNSDGNESSMCGNGGRCLVAFAKNLGLVDVETTFIATDGPHYATMYDKGVVALQMKDVDALTVTPEYVFLDTGSPHHVELVDDVHATDVRQKGAKVRYSDLYGQKGSNVNFVEQEQDDAFKVRTYERGVEDETLSCGTGVTAVAIAMHAIGKTQAEKVTLHVPGGALEVSFFANDGVYSNVFLKGPATFVFKGEIPIP; from the coding sequence ATGAAAACTGAGTTCCACAAATATGAAGGTACCGGTAACGATTTTGTGATGATCGACAACCGTTTACTTCAATTTCCCAAAACCGATCACGCCCTGATCAGGAAGCTTTGTGACCGGCGGTTCGGTATTGGTGCCGACGGCCTTATTTTACTTGAAACCGATCCTCAATACGACTTCAGGATGGTGTACTTCAATTCCGACGGCAATGAAAGTTCGATGTGCGGAAATGGCGGCAGGTGCCTGGTCGCTTTCGCAAAAAATCTCGGCCTTGTCGATGTTGAGACCACATTCATCGCGACGGACGGCCCGCATTACGCCACGATGTATGACAAAGGGGTGGTGGCATTGCAGATGAAAGATGTGGATGCGCTTACGGTGACACCGGAGTATGTCTTTTTAGATACCGGTTCTCCGCATCATGTCGAGCTCGTCGATGATGTACACGCCACCGATGTGAGGCAAAAGGGTGCGAAAGTCCGCTACTCCGACCTTTACGGGCAAAAAGGCAGCAACGTTAATTTTGTCGAACAGGAACAGGACGATGCATTTAAAGTGCGTACGTATGAACGTGGTGTTGAAGACGAGACACTGTCCTGCGGCACCGGGGTCACAGCGGTTGCAATTGCCATGCACGCGATAGGCAAGACCCAGGCAGAAAAGGTAACCCTGCATGTTCCGGGAGGCGCGCTTGAAGTGTCGTTTTTCGCCAACGACGGCGTGTATTCCAACGTGTTCCTGAAAGGCCCTGCCACATTTGTCTTTAAAGGCGAAATCCCGATTCCGTAA
- a CDS encoding SAM-dependent methyltransferase, with translation MANHPTGKLYLIPTTLGESAPMDVLPHTVKRLVESLDIYIVENEKTARKFIKGVAPEKPQPQLQLSTLNKHTEASAHIDMIRPCLEGKDIGLMSEAGCPGVADPGAVIVKLAHEKGIQVVPMVGPSSILLAIMASGMNGQSFTFNGYLPIDKSEKKAAVKQLEKLSADKNQSQLFIETPYRNNKMLDDLLMALHPETHLCVAADITLPTEYIRTMKIKEWKKIKIDLQNRPAIFIIHKM, from the coding sequence ATGGCAAACCACCCCACAGGAAAGCTGTACCTTATACCCACGACGCTGGGAGAGTCCGCACCAATGGATGTGTTGCCGCATACTGTAAAACGCCTTGTGGAATCGCTGGATATTTACATAGTTGAAAACGAAAAGACCGCAAGGAAATTCATCAAGGGCGTTGCGCCGGAAAAACCGCAACCGCAACTGCAATTAAGCACTTTAAACAAGCACACCGAAGCGTCAGCTCATATTGACATGATCAGGCCGTGCCTGGAAGGGAAAGATATCGGACTGATGAGCGAGGCCGGCTGTCCCGGAGTCGCTGACCCCGGTGCCGTCATCGTTAAACTCGCGCACGAGAAAGGCATTCAGGTGGTTCCCATGGTAGGCCCCTCCTCCATTTTACTGGCCATTATGGCTTCAGGGATGAACGGGCAAAGCTTTACGTTCAATGGTTACCTTCCGATCGACAAATCTGAAAAGAAAGCAGCCGTGAAGCAACTCGAGAAATTGTCGGCAGACAAAAACCAGTCCCAGTTGTTCATAGAAACACCCTACCGCAACAATAAGATGCTGGACGACCTGCTGATGGCACTGCATCCGGAGACCCATCTGTGTGTCGCCGCCGACATTACCCTGCCTACGGAATACATTCGTACGATGAAAATTAAGGAATGGAAGAAAATCAAAATCGATTTACAGAACCGTCCGGCGATATTCATCATCCATAAAATGTAG
- the dnaA gene encoding chromosomal replication initiator protein DnaA — MNKTAQSVWENCLLFIKDNIQDQAYKTWFEPIKSVELTDNALYIQVPSKFFYEWLEEHYVKLLKVALTKELGKNAKLLYKIKMENTYGNKQPFTEQLPSAHRSPMKAQEVDAPFKNLNPELKNPFVIPGIRNLKIESQLNANYSFDNFLEGDSNRLARSAGMAVANKPGGTSFNPLLIFGGVGLGKTHLAHAIGVEIKDKYPEKTVLYISAEIFTQQYIDSVKKNNRNDFIHFYQLIDVLIIDDVQFLSGKTGTQDVFFHIFNYLHQNGKQVILTSDKAPVDMQDIEQRLLSRFKWGLSAELHQPDYETRISILKNILYRDGVEMPEEIIEYVARNIKSNVRELEGAIISLIAQSSFNKKEVTLDLAKAVVEKFVKNVKREISIDYIQKVVSDYFQLDIDMLQSKTRKRHVVQARQLAMFFAKKFTKASLANIGSQIGDRDHATVLHACKTVDNLVSTDKQFKKFVDDIHKKLSL; from the coding sequence ATGAACAAAACTGCGCAATCAGTATGGGAAAACTGTCTTCTTTTCATAAAAGATAATATCCAGGATCAGGCCTACAAAACCTGGTTCGAGCCGATTAAGTCAGTGGAGTTAACCGACAACGCTTTGTACATCCAGGTACCCAGTAAATTTTTTTACGAATGGCTGGAAGAACATTACGTGAAATTGCTCAAAGTGGCCCTTACCAAAGAACTCGGAAAAAACGCGAAGTTACTCTATAAAATCAAGATGGAAAACACTTATGGCAACAAACAACCGTTTACGGAACAGTTGCCGAGTGCCCACCGCTCGCCAATGAAAGCGCAGGAAGTCGATGCACCTTTCAAGAACCTGAATCCTGAACTCAAGAACCCATTTGTGATTCCGGGGATCAGGAACCTTAAGATCGAATCGCAGCTTAATGCCAATTACAGCTTTGACAACTTTCTGGAGGGCGACTCCAACCGGCTGGCACGTTCCGCAGGGATGGCCGTCGCAAACAAGCCCGGAGGCACTTCATTCAATCCGCTGTTGATTTTCGGCGGCGTCGGTTTGGGGAAGACGCATCTGGCCCACGCAATCGGCGTGGAAATCAAGGATAAGTACCCGGAAAAAACCGTGCTGTACATTTCAGCCGAGATTTTTACACAACAATATATTGATTCTGTTAAGAAGAATAACCGCAATGATTTCATCCATTTTTATCAGCTGATTGATGTGCTGATTATTGATGATGTCCAATTCCTTTCCGGGAAAACCGGAACCCAGGACGTTTTCTTCCATATTTTCAATTACCTGCACCAGAACGGCAAACAGGTCATCCTGACTTCTGATAAGGCCCCTGTGGATATGCAGGACATTGAACAGCGTTTGCTGTCCCGTTTCAAATGGGGACTTTCGGCAGAATTGCACCAGCCTGATTATGAAACCCGTATTTCCATCTTAAAGAATATTTTATACCGCGATGGTGTGGAAATGCCTGAAGAGATTATCGAATATGTCGCTCGAAACATCAAATCGAACGTACGTGAACTCGAAGGCGCGATTATTTCGTTGATTGCCCAGTCGTCTTTCAACAAAAAAGAAGTGACGCTGGATCTTGCAAAAGCCGTAGTCGAGAAATTCGTAAAGAACGTAAAGCGTGAAATTTCGATCGATTACATCCAGAAAGTCGTATCGGATTATTTCCAGTTGGATATTGATATGCTGCAATCCAAAACCAGAAAGCGTCACGTGGTACAGGCAAGGCAACTGGCGATGTTTTTTGCCAAGAAGTTCACCAAAGCATCCCTGGCCAATATCGGTTCGCAGATCGGTGACCGTGACCACGCCACCGTGCTTCACGCCTGTAAAACCGTTGACAACCTCGTATCTACCGATAAACAATTTAAAAAATTCGTGGACGATATCCACAAAAAACTATCACTCTAA
- the mltG gene encoding endolytic transglycosylase MltG, which produces MKPKKLLIILSLVIVVAASVYGYTLYRKIFAPNTSFDQKELYVYIPTNADFSQVTAIMSPLIQDMDRFKMVAEKKKYDRNVKPGKFLIKKGMSSNDIINSLRQNVHFDLTFNNQERLEDLAGRVSKQIEADSLSLLNAFRDKKFLADNGFTEDNVLSMFIPNSYEFFWNVSAEKFRDRMAKEYRKFWTPERIALAEKQNLTPLQVSALASIVHKETVKKDERPRVAGVYLNRLNSGMKLEADPTVIYAVKKNANDFSLVIKRVLNKDLLTNSPYNTYMYEGLPPGPIAMPDITALEAVLNPEQHDYIYFCASVTNFGYHEFAVTPAQHEANRRKYVAWISSQGIKR; this is translated from the coding sequence TTGAAACCGAAGAAATTACTCATTATCCTATCGCTTGTTATTGTGGTCGCGGCTTCCGTTTACGGATATACGCTGTACCGTAAAATTTTTGCGCCCAACACCTCATTCGACCAGAAGGAGCTTTATGTTTACATTCCTACCAATGCTGACTTCAGCCAGGTAACAGCCATCATGTCCCCTCTGATTCAGGACATGGACCGTTTTAAGATGGTCGCCGAAAAGAAAAAGTACGATCGCAACGTGAAGCCCGGGAAATTCCTGATCAAAAAAGGCATGAGCAGCAATGACATCATCAATTCACTGCGTCAGAACGTCCATTTCGATCTTACCTTCAACAATCAGGAACGCCTGGAAGATCTGGCCGGAAGGGTTTCAAAACAGATTGAAGCCGACAGCCTTTCGCTGCTCAATGCGTTCCGAGATAAGAAATTCCTGGCTGATAATGGCTTTACGGAAGACAATGTATTGTCGATGTTCATCCCAAACTCATACGAATTTTTCTGGAATGTCAGCGCTGAAAAGTTCCGCGACCGCATGGCAAAGGAATACCGCAAATTCTGGACACCCGAACGTATCGCCTTAGCAGAGAAGCAGAACCTGACGCCTTTGCAGGTTTCCGCACTGGCATCGATCGTACATAAGGAAACGGTAAAGAAGGATGAACGCCCGCGGGTGGCAGGTGTTTACCTGAACCGCCTCAATAGTGGTATGAAGCTGGAAGCAGATCCTACCGTAATTTATGCGGTGAAGAAAAATGCGAACGATTTCAGCCTTGTCATCAAGCGCGTCCTTAATAAAGATTTGTTGACCAACTCGCCTTACAATACGTACATGTATGAGGGTTTGCCGCCCGGACCCATCGCCATGCCGGACATTACGGCGCTAGAGGCAGTATTGAATCCGGAACAGCACGACTACATCTATTTCTGTGCGAGTGTGACGAATTTCGGCTATCATGAATTTGCCGTTACCCCGGCGCAGCATGAGGCAAACCGCCGCAAATACGTCGCATGGATCAGCAGTCAGGGCATTAAGCGATAG
- a CDS encoding GNAT family N-acetyltransferase gives MITLKGENIRLRALEPEDLDFIYEVENDESIWHVSNTQTPYSYYLIRQYLENAQQDIYEARQLRLAVCHHDDVTPIGLIDLFDFDPKNHRAGIGILIQNAKDRNKRAGTEALGLLIRYAFSKLALRQVYANIDTENEASIRLFTKFGFHRIGVKEQWNLQDGKYRDEALYQLLNPQF, from the coding sequence ATGATTACCTTAAAAGGAGAAAACATCCGCCTGCGTGCGCTCGAACCCGAAGATCTTGATTTCATTTATGAAGTTGAAAACGACGAGAGCATCTGGCACGTGAGCAATACCCAGACGCCCTACAGTTATTACCTCATACGGCAATACCTCGAGAATGCGCAGCAGGATATTTACGAAGCCAGGCAATTGCGGCTCGCGGTGTGCCATCACGATGACGTTACGCCGATTGGGTTGATTGACCTGTTCGATTTTGACCCGAAAAACCACCGCGCCGGCATCGGCATCCTGATACAAAATGCCAAAGACCGCAACAAACGCGCCGGTACCGAGGCTTTGGGGCTTTTGATCCGGTATGCCTTTTCAAAACTGGCCCTGCGCCAGGTGTACGCGAATATTGATACGGAAAATGAAGCGAGTATCAGGCTTTTTACTAAATTTGGGTTCCATCGTATCGGCGTCAAAGAGCAATGGAACCTGCAGGACGGAAAGTACCGGGACGAAGCCCTTTACCAATTGTTAAACCCTCAATTTTAA
- a CDS encoding peptidoglycan-binding protein LysM — MLKKWIYYTSIVLTVAFISSGFKSDKAYSQFWLAAADPEPSAVQFPSQHRSDYPFSNLIFTGKSFTGFKEAIAFKESQGQYKLVNSFGYMGKYQFGTSALRSVGITSNSLFLNDPQLQEKAFSALIAKNKWELRDEIAEYEGKVVAGIKVTESGMLAAAHLLGAGSVKKFLRHDGRKKIVDGFGTSLRSYLRKYAGYDTSHIPAEDHPTVY, encoded by the coding sequence ATGTTAAAAAAATGGATTTATTACACCAGCATTGTCCTTACCGTTGCATTCATCAGTTCAGGTTTTAAATCTGACAAAGCCTACAGCCAGTTTTGGTTAGCCGCTGCAGATCCCGAGCCATCGGCCGTGCAGTTTCCTTCACAGCATCGTTCAGATTACCCCTTTTCAAACCTGATTTTTACCGGCAAATCCTTCACCGGTTTCAAAGAAGCTATCGCTTTCAAAGAGTCTCAGGGCCAATACAAATTAGTCAATTCTTTTGGTTACATGGGCAAGTACCAATTTGGGACCAGTGCCCTCCGATCCGTCGGTATCACCAGTAACAGTCTGTTTTTAAATGACCCGCAATTGCAGGAAAAAGCCTTCAGCGCACTCATTGCCAAGAATAAATGGGAGCTCAGGGACGAAATCGCCGAATACGAAGGGAAAGTTGTCGCCGGTATCAAAGTAACCGAGTCAGGAATGCTTGCTGCAGCGCACCTCCTGGGAGCCGGATCGGTGAAGAAGTTCCTCAGGCACGACGGCAGAAAGAAAATAGTCGACGGTTTCGGGACTTCACTCAGGAGCTATCTCCGGAAATATGCGGGTTACGATACCTCGCACATTCCCGCTGAAGACCATCCTACCGTTTACTGA
- a CDS encoding DUF2279 domain-containing protein: MAAKRYTILLIFLTAATAFSQSGFDRFLSPSDSLNTRKRNLVVGAEAVLGTAALVGLSQLWYKDYPQSKFHFINDNNEWLQMDKAGHVFSSYHIGKAGFNALRWSGVDKRNSLIYGSTLGLAFLTVVEVFDGFSAQWGASSGDLLANVTGTALFAGQELLWHEQRITPKFSFHQTQYAKIRPDVLGQSFSEQLLKDYNGQTYWLSANVYAFTKCDAVPKWLNLAFGYGADGMVSGDGSAVSGITQNPERLRQFYISLDVDLEKIETNSHFLKTLFSLFNTIKIPAPTVEVNGSGRIRMHPIYF; this comes from the coding sequence TTGGCAGCGAAACGATATACCATCCTGCTGATTTTTCTTACTGCTGCGACTGCCTTTTCCCAAAGCGGATTCGATCGGTTCCTGTCGCCTTCGGACAGCCTCAATACCCGGAAACGCAATCTTGTGGTCGGGGCTGAAGCAGTCCTGGGTACAGCAGCGTTGGTGGGACTGAGCCAGCTTTGGTATAAGGATTATCCGCAGTCGAAATTTCACTTCATCAACGACAACAATGAATGGCTGCAAATGGACAAGGCCGGGCATGTTTTTTCATCCTACCATATAGGGAAGGCGGGATTCAACGCATTGCGGTGGAGCGGAGTTGATAAAAGGAACAGCCTCATCTATGGCAGCACCCTCGGGTTGGCTTTCCTAACTGTTGTTGAAGTGTTCGATGGCTTTTCCGCGCAATGGGGTGCGTCATCGGGCGATTTGCTGGCCAACGTTACCGGAACGGCGTTATTTGCCGGACAGGAATTACTTTGGCATGAGCAGCGCATCACCCCGAAGTTTTCATTTCACCAAACGCAGTATGCGAAAATCCGTCCTGACGTCCTCGGACAATCATTTTCGGAACAGCTTCTAAAAGATTATAACGGACAAACGTACTGGCTGTCGGCGAATGTGTATGCTTTCACAAAATGCGACGCGGTTCCGAAATGGCTCAATCTCGCGTTTGGATATGGCGCGGATGGCATGGTTTCCGGTGACGGTTCGGCCGTGTCGGGCATAACACAAAATCCGGAAAGATTGCGCCAGTTTTACATCAGCCTGGATGTCGATTTGGAGAAAATTGAGACAAATTCCCACTTTTTAAAGACGCTTTTCTCACTTTTTAATACGATTAAGATTCCTGCTCCCACCGTTGAGGTCAACGGTTCCGGAAGGATTCGAATGCATCCGATCTATTTTTAG